The following proteins come from a genomic window of Ignavibacteriales bacterium:
- a CDS encoding zinc ribbon domain-containing protein: MSSNELDLLHAARTEDLEDSQIMKLMVFGDFEQEIVNKLSLAGAHLLQGARGIGKSMLMKAAEVSLDSSFNDNRILAIYVNFKTSTLLEGVKAGNNDAFQIWVGAKILQATYEKLVELDLISSATVADPFKRIFDVVGSQGLKETLQEKIHLLQQLSQKGDHGEIITKLGKEFINKVNDITYINSIIRDIIKEYKIERLIFLFDEAAHTFIPKQQEIFFEIFKLLHGGKVAVKAAVYPSITSYGRNFEVGQDAIQIELGRFEPGLAGRFNTRKLFRNLLTNRIPNNNQLKKEIFSSGELLDNCIDLSSGNPRAFLHLFNRVHEKGFSERSLLLATQEFVDEELLPYHNGLSKRLPKYAHHVKIGLKLLRDYIIPEIKKKNLREKKTKYQSAFFTIERGVSPNLKLSLDLLCYSGILTRQGTIKIASRQTGQRYMVHLALLYTEKAFITNKLNDIMRMISLTDYREFSSNDPSIDEYLIALKSTNEDCSNCNLELPTDAKFCPSCGTKVEEKSIIGTLLEDSIDEMSISKKIAKRIIVKFKTVGDVIHSTRKELMTINYIGEVRSKFIKNAADEYISG; this comes from the coding sequence ATGTCTAGTAATGAACTTGATCTTTTACACGCTGCTAGGACAGAAGACCTAGAGGATTCGCAAATAATGAAATTAATGGTGTTTGGAGATTTTGAACAAGAAATCGTGAATAAGCTTTCCTTAGCCGGAGCTCATCTTTTGCAAGGTGCAAGGGGAATTGGTAAATCTATGTTAATGAAAGCCGCAGAAGTGAGTCTAGATAGTAGCTTTAATGACAATAGAATATTAGCCATCTATGTAAATTTTAAAACAAGTACTCTTTTAGAAGGAGTTAAAGCTGGAAATAATGATGCGTTTCAAATCTGGGTTGGGGCTAAAATATTGCAAGCTACTTACGAAAAACTTGTTGAACTTGATTTAATATCAAGTGCTACAGTTGCTGATCCATTTAAGAGAATATTTGATGTAGTTGGATCACAAGGATTAAAAGAAACTCTTCAAGAGAAAATTCATCTATTACAGCAATTATCTCAGAAGGGAGATCACGGAGAAATTATTACAAAATTAGGAAAAGAGTTTATTAACAAAGTAAACGATATCACATATATAAATAGTATAATAAGGGATATTATAAAAGAATATAAAATTGAAAGACTCATATTTCTATTTGATGAAGCTGCTCATACCTTCATTCCAAAACAACAAGAAATATTTTTTGAAATATTCAAACTTCTTCATGGCGGAAAAGTTGCTGTCAAAGCCGCTGTTTATCCAAGCATAACATCATATGGTAGAAACTTCGAAGTCGGGCAAGATGCAATTCAAATCGAATTAGGTAGGTTTGAACCTGGTTTAGCTGGACGGTTCAATACGAGAAAATTATTTCGCAACTTACTTACTAATCGTATACCTAATAATAATCAACTAAAAAAAGAAATATTTAGCAGTGGTGAATTACTTGATAACTGCATTGATTTGTCCTCCGGAAATCCTAGAGCTTTTCTCCACCTATTTAATCGAGTTCATGAAAAAGGATTTTCTGAACGCTCACTTTTATTAGCAACGCAGGAATTTGTTGATGAAGAATTACTCCCTTATCATAATGGTTTATCCAAAAGATTGCCCAAATATGCGCATCACGTAAAAATCGGTTTAAAATTATTACGTGACTATATTATACCGGAAATCAAAAAGAAAAATTTACGTGAGAAAAAAACAAAATATCAATCGGCTTTTTTTACAATTGAAAGAGGTGTATCTCCAAATTTAAAATTGTCTTTAGACTTATTATGCTATTCTGGAATTCTTACACGTCAAGGAACAATAAAAATTGCTTCAAGACAAACCGGGCAACGATACATGGTTCATCTAGCACTTCTTTATACTGAAAAAGCATTTATTACCAACAAGCTCAATGATATTATGCGAATGATTAGTTTGACAGATTATAGAGAGTTTTCTTCAAACGATCCTAGCATTGATGAATATCTAATCGCTCTTAAATCAACAAATGAAGATTGTTCAAACTGTAATTTGGAATTGCCAACCGACGCAAAATTTTGCCCGAGTTGTGGGACAAAAGTAGAAGAAAAATCAATAATAGGAACTCTTCTAGAGGATTCTATTGATGAAATGTCAATTAGCAAAAAGATTGCTAAGAGGATTATAGTTAAATTCAAAACAGTTGGTGATGTCATTCATTCAACAAGGAAAGAACTAATGACTATTAATTATATAGGTGAAGTTAGATCGAAATTCATTAAAAATGCTGCTGATGAATATATATCTGGATAG